The following proteins are co-located in the Vigna angularis cultivar LongXiaoDou No.4 chromosome 2, ASM1680809v1, whole genome shotgun sequence genome:
- the LOC108323469 gene encoding uncharacterized protein LOC108323469 → MNENKVHWGGLIQQSHGLSGDFNSEFGNHYCQYFDIRQPWNMGPLAMVGREATDQLPNIGHVKSSGTIISRFESPASAFYAAENCMGFAEYDCQLGVQSQLCKINDSEFPLYQSPRDNLFLDSANQPDLSYDFSNTLQSIVKSQFNNDQCRVSPEKFNKISCGNFPTTKFLPIEQQKLFIDGVIRGSSFPNKGIQDRTVARGSFDLPVAHMRFSSQIEKLSPTLSAGSVSTVGNSASNGAAVSSKTRIRWTKDLHEKFVECVNRLGGSEQATPKAILKMMDTDGLTIFHVKSHLQKYRIAKFIPEPSQGKSDKRSHIKNVHHLDVKTGLQIREALKLQLDAQRCLHEQLEVQRKLQLRIEEQGRQLKKMFDQQQKTSNNLSNTQDSGTDETTITHKDGEVSVSEGANNSFFTSQASPSL, encoded by the exons ATGAACGAGAACAAGGTTCATTGGGGAGGCTTGATTCAACAAAGTCATGGACTAAGTGGGGATTTTAATTCTGAGTTTGGTAATCATTACTGTCAATATTTTGATATCAGACAGCCCTGGAATATGGGACCACTTGCGATGGTTGGAAGAGAAGCCACAGATCAGTTGCCAAACATAGGCCATGTCAAATCATCTGGCACCATTATCAGCCGTTTTGAGTCACCAGCTTCTGCCTTTTATGCTGCCGAAAACTGCATGGGATTTGCAGAATATGATTGCCAACTTGGTGTTCAATCTCAGTTATGCAAGATTAATGACTCGGAATTCCCTTTGTATCAATCTCCCAGGGACAACCTTTTCTTGGACTCAGCAAACCAACCTGACTTAAGCTATGATTTTTCAAACACTTTGCAGTCCATAGTGAAATCTCAATTCAATAATGATCAATGTCGTGTATCCCCTGAAAAGTTCAATAAAATTTCATGTGGGAATTTTCCCACCACCAAGTTCCTTCCAATTGAACAACAGAAGTTGTTCATTGATGGTGTCATCAGGGGCTCCTCATTTCCTAACAAAGGAATTCAGGATCGCACG GTTGCTCGTGGATCTTTTGATTTACCTGTTGCACATATGAGATTTTCTTCTCAGATCGAGAAGTTATCTCCAACACTTTCAGCAGGAAGTGTGTCAACTGTTGGAAACTCTGCTTCTAATGGGGCAGCAGTCTCAAGCAAAACACGTATAAGATGGACTAAGGATCTTCATGAGAAGTTTGTTGAGTGTGTGAATCGCCTTGGAGGCTCTGAGC AGGCAACACCAAAAGCTATATTAAAGATGATGGACACAGATGGTTTGACTATCTTCCATGTCAAAAGTCATCTGCAGAAATATAGAATTGCAAAATTCATTCCAGAGCCTAGTCAAG GGAAATCAGACAAAAGAAGCCACATAAAAAATGTGCATCATCTTGATGTCAAAAC AGGCTTACAAATTAGAGAGGCACTTAAGCTTCAATTAGATGCTCAAAGGTGTCTTCACGAACAACTAGAG GTTCAGAGAAAATTGCAGCTGAGAATTGAGGAACAAGGAAGgcaactaaaaaaaatgtttgaccAGCAGCAAAAGACAAGTAATAACCTCTCAAATACTCAAGATTCAGGCACTGATGAGACAACAATTACTCATAAAGATGGTGAAGTTTCTGTTTCTGAAGGAGCCAACAATTCCTTCTTCACTTCCCAAGCCTCTCCAAGCCTATAA
- the LOC108328723 gene encoding protein PHOSPHATE STARVATION RESPONSE 1 — translation MYQCSSQMYGTDWEYMGISNLAKVVGSDQILEPKSSPFNIVTTPLQIQTPQGFCATATKGLVSFQAQQHAHHQHQIEVPAWCFDSNMLNICQASGDNFTTKQDPPSSQFTSSLCPVAESFLSSSTGADCPSSSEKYCKITSYSEKHSSMQPDGMPYYDHFSQEEDKLLRDDAATDERPLEISFQRNQLESCTKPQKQAPHRLCGVACVTSSNSASRRGKRRIKWTDDLHEPFMMIVNSLGGPEKAKPKAILDMMKSDLLSISHVKSHLQKCRSTINMHKALQEKSEEGQRMDGVAELQVKIHMQIEESRQLQLEVRRNICQQLEMQRNLQMLIQQQSQQLKVMFDYQKKKPKLDTELEATVP, via the exons ATGTATCAGTGTAGTTCCCAAATGTACGGAACTGATTGGGAATACATGGGGATTAGCAACCTAGCCAAGGTTGTTGGATCAGACCAAATTCTTGAGCCAAAAAGCTCACCTTTCAACATTGTCACCACTCCTCTTCAAATTCAAACCCCACAAGGCTTTTGTGCAACTGCAACAAAAGGGCTTGTGAGTTTTCAAGCTCAACAACATGCTCATCATCAGCATCAGATCGAAGTTCCTGCTTGGTGCTTTGACTCTAACATGCTGAATATTTGCCAAGCCTCTGGGGATAACTTTACCACCAAACAAGATCCACCCTCGTCTCAATTCACAAGCTCCTTGTGCCCGGTTGCTGAATCTTTCTTGTCGTCCAGCACTGGTGCAGATTGTCCTTCTTCTTctgaaaaatattgtaaaattacTTCCTATTCTGAAAAACATAGCAGCATGCAGCCTGATGGTATGCCATATTACGATCACTTTTCCCAAGAAGAAGATAAATTACTCAGAGATGATGCTGCCACGGATGAAAGGCCCCTTGAAATTTCCTTTCAGAGAAACCAG TTGGAATCATGTACAAAGCCACAAAAGCAAGCTCCTCATAGACTTTGTGGGGTTGCCTGTGTAACTTCTAGCAACTCTGCTTCTAGAAGAGgcaaaagaagaataaaatggACCGACGATCTACACGAGCCATTTATGATGATTGTTAACAGTCTTGGTGGTCCAGAAA AGGCAAAACCTAAGGCTATACTAGATATGATGAAATCAGATTTGCTGTCCATTTCTCATGTTAAAAGTCACTTACAG AAGTGTAGGTCTACAATAAACATGCACAAAGCTTTGCAGG AAAAATCCGAGGAAGGACAGAGAATGGATGGGGTGGCTGAGCTTCAAGTGAAAAT CCACATGCAAATTGAGGAATCAAGGCAACTGCAACTAGAGGTTCGGAGGAATATCTGCCAACAACTAGAG ATGCAACGAAATCTCCAAATGCTAATTCAACAGCAGAGCCAGCAACTCAAAGTAATGTTTgattaccaaaagaaaaaacCCAAACTGGACACAGAACTCGAAGCAACTGTCCCCTAA
- the LOC108327034 gene encoding UBP1-associated protein 2C, producing MEDLKKRKLDEAGNGDFASKEELRFLIEPLAKPQLVDLLAKLGSQYPSIAEEIKSIASADPAHRKLFVRGLAWNTNSETLRAAFEEHGEIEEGAVIYDKVTGKSRGYGFITFKNMESTQQALRASSKLIDGRLAVCNLACEGLSGTSSAPDVSLRKLYIGSLSPEVTSELLLNYFARHGEIEEGSVAYDRDTNESRGFGFVTYKTAEAAKKAIDDLEKTLGGRNIIVKYADSNKGKTGQPPFPSGVVPMAGLPMTTGYMQPGKAHVSSGHPINYNYPQTVVPYSASPYPNPHIVPSPYPTQGQIPYPPLSAKKDQHGFPPTQPVGMNNYPYYYPKQ from the exons ATGGAAGATTTGAAGAAGAGAAAACTGGACGAAGCAGGAAACGGTGATTTTGCCTCCAAGGAAGAACTTCGCTTCCTCATTGAACCTCTTGCAAAACCCCAGCTTGTTGATCTTCTAGCTAAATT AGGGTCCCAATATCCTTCAATTgcagaagaaataaaaagtattgCAAGTGCTGATCCTGCCCATCGAAAGCTTTTTGTTCGTGGCTTGGCATGGAATACCAATTCAGAAACTTTGCGTGCT GCATTTGAAGAGCATGGAGAAATTGAGGAAGGAGCTGTGATCTATGATAAGGTAACAGGGAAGTCCCGTGGCTATGGATTTATTACTTTCAAAAATATGGAATCAACTCAGCAAGCATTGAGAGCTTCTAGCAAGTTAATTGAT GGAAGATTGGCTGTCTGTAATCTAGCCTGTGAGGGTCTAAGTGGAACAAGTAGTGCTCCTGATGTTTCCCTGAGGAAGCTTTATATAGGAAGCTTATCACCAGAAGTCACAAGTGAACTGCTGCTCAACTATTTTGCGAGGCATGGTGAAATAGAAGAAGGTTCAGTTGCATACGACAGGGATACAAATGAATCACG TGGCTTTGGCTTTGTCACGTACAAGACAGCAGAAGCTGCCAAGAAGGCCATAGATGATCTTGAAAAGACTCTTGGG GGAAGgaatataattgtaaaatatgCTGATTCCAACAAAGGAAAAACTGGGCAGCCGCCATTTCCCTCTGGAGTGGTTCCAATGGCTGGCTTACCTATGACCACAGGCTATATGCAGCCTGGTAAAGCTCATGTAAGCTCTGGCCACCCTATAAATTACAATTACCCCCAAACTGTTGTACCGTATTCCGCATCTCCTTATCCAAACCCTCACATTGTACCTTCTCCTTATCCAACACAAGGGCAGATTCCTTACCCTCCTCTTTCTGCAAAGAAAGACCAACATGGGTTTCCGCCTACCCAACCTGTAGGAATGAACAACTACCCTTATTACTATCCCAAGCAATGA